In Pseudobacter ginsenosidimutans, the following are encoded in one genomic region:
- a CDS encoding dihydrofolate reductase family protein, which produces MRKLSVFNFTTVNGFCEGPGGDISWNIHDTEETDHAKTGLQADNILLFGRKTWQMMAGFWPTPMAMEQMPEVAAGMNRAEKIVFSNTLKDANWNNSRIIGGDIGKVIRELKATPGKDLTILGSGSIVTHFTDLGLIDAWQIMINPVALGKGTPMFHGIKSKLNLKLVNSSIKKNGLVVLDYIPA; this is translated from the coding sequence ATGCGTAAACTCTCGGTTTTCAATTTCACCACAGTCAATGGTTTCTGTGAAGGTCCCGGCGGCGATATAAGCTGGAACATTCATGATACGGAAGAAACCGATCATGCAAAAACAGGATTGCAGGCCGATAATATTTTGCTTTTCGGAAGGAAGACCTGGCAGATGATGGCTGGTTTCTGGCCCACACCCATGGCAATGGAACAAATGCCTGAAGTGGCTGCAGGCATGAACAGGGCAGAGAAGATCGTTTTCTCCAATACCCTCAAAGATGCAAACTGGAATAATAGCCGGATCATTGGTGGTGATATAGGCAAAGTGATCCGGGAACTGAAAGCCACCCCGGGAAAAGACCTCACCATTCTTGGCAGCGGCAGTATCGTAACACATTTCACAGATCTCGGGCTGATTGATGCCTGGCAGATAATGATCAATCCCGTGGCGCTGGGAAAAGGCACACCCATGTTTCATGGCATTAAAAGCAAGCTCAATCTCAAACTAGTAAACAGTTCCATCAAAAAGAATGGCCTGGTTGTATTGGATTATATACCTGCCTGA
- a CDS encoding RNA polymerase sigma factor → MNQELTDTLADATRWELFLQGNEQAFEQLYRRYYPVLFNYGYRVTNDQSLTREAIQQLFVKLWTNRAGLSATPHVKQYLFKAFRNHLFSLQEKYRKELSVDEDEIHLVQDSREEKIIRLETAHHNAQKLQEMLSTLTPRQKEAIQLRFFSNLSYEEIAGIMEMQVGGTYKLIYRALERLRESTPIFFMICYWLCY, encoded by the coding sequence ATGAACCAGGAATTAACGGATACATTGGCTGACGCCACTCGTTGGGAACTTTTCCTCCAGGGAAATGAGCAGGCTTTTGAGCAGCTCTATCGGCGCTATTACCCTGTTTTGTTCAACTACGGTTACCGTGTAACAAACGATCAAAGTCTTACCAGGGAAGCCATTCAGCAACTTTTTGTGAAATTATGGACTAACCGTGCCGGACTTTCAGCCACCCCGCATGTGAAACAATATCTCTTCAAAGCATTCAGGAACCATCTCTTTTCCCTGCAGGAAAAATACCGGAAAGAATTGTCGGTTGATGAAGATGAGATCCACCTCGTGCAGGATTCACGCGAAGAAAAGATCATCCGGCTGGAAACAGCTCATCATAATGCACAAAAGCTGCAGGAAATGCTGAGCACCCTTACACCGCGTCAGAAAGAAGCCATCCAGCTCCGCTTCTTCAGTAATCTCTCCTACGAAGAAATAGCCGGTATCATGGAAATGCAGGTAGGCGGCACCTACAAGCTCATCTACCGCGCTCTCGAAAGACTGCGTGAAAGCACCCCCATTTTCTTCATGATCTGCTATTGGCTCTGCTACTAA
- a CDS encoding FecR family protein: MSEQQYANWGVAEFMADPAFQDWVSETGDTVELHAHWIKVQQRYPELRSVMEEAAGLLRELRPKKLLQDPEGERLVWKAVREEMKAEKLQPVNSSAKLIRWPAVAAVVLLMLGVAALVIWLHHAQHAGNAQVSETTDNHGAFRLISLPDSSKVMLGANSNIRYNERWNRKKTREVWLKGDAHFEVKHLNRNEAAINDNEKFLVHVNDQLDIEVLGTVFNVWNRNGKTEVELESGKVKLRMKGSAKEMLLKPGEVATINGSSLQLNQEKSDLVLQGPDHDKLYNLNNTSVAEIIDLITKTYGKKVIVDDTTLLSRKIDGVLPLCHEKDLLFALSGILDIRVRQTDAQTWVFSTAE, from the coding sequence ATGTCTGAACAGCAATATGCAAACTGGGGTGTGGCCGAATTCATGGCGGATCCCGCATTTCAGGACTGGGTCAGTGAAACAGGTGATACCGTGGAACTGCATGCACACTGGATAAAGGTACAACAACGCTATCCTGAACTGCGATCCGTAATGGAAGAAGCGGCAGGCCTGCTTCGTGAACTGCGTCCCAAAAAATTGTTGCAGGACCCGGAAGGTGAGCGGCTGGTCTGGAAAGCCGTCCGGGAAGAAATGAAGGCTGAAAAACTGCAGCCGGTCAATTCCTCCGCAAAACTTATCCGCTGGCCTGCTGTAGCCGCAGTAGTATTGCTGATGCTGGGAGTGGCCGCACTCGTGATCTGGCTGCACCATGCACAGCATGCAGGTAACGCTCAGGTTTCGGAAACAACAGACAACCATGGAGCCTTCCGCCTGATCAGTCTGCCGGACTCCTCCAAAGTGATGCTGGGAGCCAATTCCAATATCAGGTATAATGAAAGATGGAACAGGAAAAAAACACGCGAGGTCTGGCTGAAAGGCGATGCTCATTTTGAAGTGAAACACCTCAACAGGAACGAAGCCGCTATCAACGATAATGAAAAATTCCTGGTGCATGTGAATGACCAGCTGGATATAGAAGTGCTCGGCACCGTGTTCAATGTCTGGAACAGGAATGGAAAAACAGAAGTAGAACTCGAATCAGGAAAAGTGAAACTCCGTATGAAAGGATCAGCAAAAGAAATGCTGCTGAAGCCAGGAGAAGTAGCTACCATCAACGGCTCATCATTACAACTCAATCAGGAGAAATCAGACCTGGTGCTGCAAGGCCCGGACCATGATAAACTGTACAATCTTAATAACACATCGGTTGCTGAAATTATCGATCTCATTACAAAGACCTATGGAAAGAAAGTGATAGTGGATGATACCACACTCCTTTCCCGGAAGATCGATGGCGTATTGCCGCTTTGCCATGAAAAAGACCTGTTGTTTGCACTCTCGGGTATCCTCGATATCCGCGTGAGGCAGACAGATGCCCAAACCTGGGTGTTTAGTACAGCTGAATAA
- a CDS encoding TonB-dependent receptor, translated as MRRKLIFLLVLLCGVTAGFAQSSEKSLKEALDLLTKEKKTRFIFERAVVEGLRVNYNWSDVKSKKAQDVLNELLSQVGLFSLPVGNNYYAIRKSKKPAENNNVNNQPNTIILKTGIREDSVKPVKGTAVTVLRGVVRERGTNRPVEGATIELSPYGLFTVTGKEGAYIFNDAPVARVRLSVSGLSMIGEDRDINLANAMERIQVFQLSTNALGLKEVTVVAKENKHGATSSTISKTAIEHLQAVSLSDVMQLLPGGIATNPDLNGPNQFAIRQIKPDNMGSLGTSIVINGAPISNNANLQAINTSTGGTNASFATSSGGGLDLRQFSTNNIESVEVIRGLPSVEHGDLTSGAVIIKTKAGKEPLSIKARINPRITQLSGSKGFGIGKNGDALRADLDYTRSYDDQRFEYRGYHRLTGSLLYTKKFGQVKPFTTNTGFTYSMNLDEQKLDPDDKRTQAVTKAQDYNFRFNSEGKWELGKKFARQLQYNVMVNYTQQKGFQQQLITGAIYPLSTEMENVTKEGQFVPSEYLSQVWIDGKPLNVFAKITNTFSLRGNWINHRILMGADWKTDANFGNGKTYDLSRPPRMQGGNGFRPRSYKDIPVMNQLAFFAEDMMIANVLGKRMSLQAGIRFDNIQPTGIWTTKKNTVAAPRFNWSYEVMRDLTLRAGWGITAKAPTLLYLYPQNAYFDLVNYNRYSSNPEESLVYLTTRVFNSENPDLRVMKTNKAEVGFDLNLGKKKRLTVMAYHEKTNNGYDFDYSFNSVKIVPLELYKTISTTPGQKPEVNTNTDSFVNFIADYMMPLNFITNTNRGIEFDLDMGRFDAIRTKFVLNGAYMQSRSVTTDYTIMKKQNNGRDPERIAVFDKGRGKKNERFNSTLRIIHNIPEFNFVVSLAIQTIWLERERNIGYDSVAIGYISRATGNFHLLDKAERDALYTAPNTTSRTELVESFAEGYHNVEKWKPIWLFNLRLSKEIGTNFSFAFFANNVFSHQPLVRNTRFTTNYSRRNPDLFFGTEVTIKL; from the coding sequence ATGCGTAGAAAATTAATTTTTCTGCTGGTACTCCTATGCGGGGTAACGGCAGGCTTTGCACAGTCCTCAGAGAAATCTTTGAAAGAAGCCCTGGACCTGTTGACGAAAGAAAAGAAAACCCGTTTCATTTTTGAAAGGGCAGTAGTGGAAGGGCTCCGCGTCAATTATAACTGGAGCGATGTAAAAAGCAAAAAAGCACAGGATGTGCTCAATGAATTGTTATCCCAGGTTGGATTGTTCTCCCTTCCCGTAGGCAATAATTATTATGCGATCAGAAAATCAAAAAAACCTGCGGAGAATAATAATGTTAACAATCAGCCCAACACCATTATCCTTAAAACGGGCATCCGGGAAGATTCCGTAAAGCCTGTAAAAGGGACTGCTGTTACCGTGCTGCGGGGAGTGGTAAGGGAAAGAGGCACCAATAGACCCGTAGAAGGCGCTACCATTGAACTTTCGCCCTATGGCCTGTTTACCGTTACAGGAAAGGAGGGCGCTTATATCTTCAATGATGCTCCTGTTGCACGTGTACGCCTTTCCGTTAGCGGTCTGAGCATGATCGGGGAAGACAGGGATATCAACCTGGCAAATGCGATGGAACGTATCCAGGTATTTCAGCTCAGCACCAATGCACTTGGCCTGAAAGAAGTAACAGTGGTTGCCAAAGAGAACAAGCATGGCGCTACTTCATCCACCATCTCCAAAACAGCCATCGAACACCTGCAGGCCGTGAGCCTCTCCGATGTGATGCAGTTGCTGCCGGGCGGCATCGCCACTAATCCCGATCTTAATGGACCGAACCAGTTTGCTATCCGTCAGATAAAACCTGATAATATGGGCAGCCTCGGTACTTCCATCGTGATCAACGGCGCACCCATCTCCAATAACGCCAACCTGCAGGCGATCAACACCAGCACCGGCGGTACCAATGCCAGCTTCGCCACTTCCAGCGGCGGCGGCCTGGATCTTCGTCAGTTCTCCACCAATAATATCGAATCGGTGGAAGTGATCAGGGGCCTGCCTTCTGTTGAACATGGCGACCTCACTTCCGGTGCTGTGATCATTAAGACCAAGGCGGGTAAAGAGCCTTTGTCTATTAAGGCAAGGATCAACCCGCGCATTACACAACTCTCCGGCAGCAAAGGTTTCGGCATTGGAAAGAATGGAGATGCCCTGCGCGCAGACCTCGATTATACACGCTCCTACGATGATCAGCGATTCGAATACAGAGGATACCACAGACTTACCGGAAGTTTGCTGTATACAAAAAAGTTCGGCCAGGTGAAACCATTCACCACCAACACAGGATTCACTTATTCCATGAACCTGGATGAACAAAAACTGGATCCCGATGATAAAAGAACACAGGCTGTAACAAAAGCGCAGGACTATAATTTCCGGTTTAATTCGGAAGGCAAATGGGAGCTCGGAAAAAAGTTTGCACGTCAGCTGCAATACAATGTGATGGTGAATTACACGCAACAGAAAGGATTTCAGCAGCAACTCATCACAGGTGCCATCTATCCGCTTTCCACTGAAATGGAAAATGTAACCAAAGAAGGTCAGTTCGTTCCTTCCGAATATCTCTCGCAGGTTTGGATCGATGGAAAACCGCTCAATGTGTTCGCTAAGATCACTAATACATTTTCACTCCGCGGCAATTGGATCAACCATCGCATACTGATGGGAGCAGACTGGAAAACCGATGCCAATTTCGGCAATGGAAAAACCTACGATCTCAGCAGACCTCCGCGCATGCAGGGCGGAAACGGCTTCAGGCCCAGGTCTTACAAGGATATCCCGGTGATGAACCAGCTCGCCTTCTTTGCAGAAGATATGATGATCGCCAATGTACTGGGAAAACGTATGTCACTCCAGGCAGGTATCCGCTTCGATAATATTCAACCCACCGGTATCTGGACCACCAAAAAGAATACTGTGGCCGCACCACGTTTCAACTGGAGCTATGAAGTGATGCGAGACCTCACACTCCGCGCGGGATGGGGCATCACGGCCAAAGCGCCCACATTGCTATATCTCTATCCACAGAACGCATATTTCGATCTCGTGAATTACAACAGGTATTCATCCAATCCAGAGGAGTCCCTTGTTTATCTCACCACCAGGGTTTTCAATTCAGAGAATCCTGATCTGAGAGTGATGAAAACAAATAAGGCTGAAGTTGGATTCGACCTCAATCTTGGAAAGAAGAAAAGGCTGACGGTGATGGCCTATCATGAGAAAACCAACAATGGATATGATTTCGATTATTCTTTCAACAGTGTGAAGATAGTGCCGCTTGAATTGTACAAGACCATTTCCACTACACCCGGACAAAAACCGGAAGTGAATACGAATACAGACAGCTTCGTGAACTTCATTGCTGATTACATGATGCCGCTGAATTTCATCACCAATACCAACAGGGGGATCGAATTCGATTTGGATATGGGCCGTTTTGATGCAATCCGCACCAAATTTGTATTGAATGGTGCTTACATGCAATCCAGGTCTGTGACCACAGACTATACCATCATGAAAAAACAGAATAATGGCCGCGATCCGGAACGTATCGCAGTTTTCGATAAAGGACGTGGTAAGAAGAATGAAAGATTCAATTCCACCCTGCGTATCATTCACAATATTCCCGAGTTCAACTTCGTGGTATCCCTGGCCATTCAGACCATCTGGCTGGAGCGGGAGAGGAATATCGGCTATGATTCAGTTGCCATCGGCTATATCTCCAGAGCCACCGGTAATTTCCACCTGCTGGATAAAGCTGAACGCGATGCGTTGTATACTGCTCCTAATACAACCTCCAGGACCGAATTGGTGGAAAGCTTTGCAGAAGGATATCATAATGTGGAAAAATGGAAACCCATCTGGCTCTTCAATCTCCGTCTCTCCAAAGAGATCGGGACAAATTTCAGTTTTGCCTTCTTCGCCAATAATGTGTTCAGCCACCAGCCGCTGGTGCGCAATACGCGGTTTACTACCAATTATTCAAGAAGAAATCCTGATCTGTTCTTTGGTACAGAAGTCACCATCAAATTGTAA
- a CDS encoding DUF4876 domain-containing protein: MKRTHLIYIATALLLVGACRKAYKDLPTVSSSIATTYPDHFSKREAGNVAVTITNINTGQVLEVLTDENGKVTVPGLISGTYTAQATKMISEEEALELIDEAVSFPVNGSSRFIVREGAPEEVIPLNGTNPQPLVFKEIYYTGSRTPANGAYFSDQFYEIYNNTDRVIYADSLCIGNTGGSSGQTPTARTWGFRPDKQFVYLQNVWMIPGNGHQHPIQPGESIVIAQDGIDHIDDPLGNKNSPVNLGPGHAQWETYVPRADNRDLDADVPNLEAIYLGSVGFDWLTPVFGPGMVIFKHKDVANLPLFTEPGTVSVSQFMQVPIDSVYDAVDCLANATAGSFKRIPDALDAGFKSCSGTYVGEGLRRRVARIENGRRVLQDLNNSNIDFEMVKPPVVRHQ; the protein is encoded by the coding sequence ATGAAAAGGACTCATCTCATATATATCGCAACAGCACTGCTATTGGTGGGTGCATGCCGTAAGGCGTATAAGGATCTGCCCACTGTGAGCAGTTCCATCGCTACCACTTATCCTGATCATTTTTCCAAAAGGGAAGCTGGTAATGTAGCAGTCACTATCACCAATATCAATACAGGTCAGGTATTAGAGGTTCTGACGGATGAGAATGGAAAAGTAACTGTACCTGGTCTGATCAGTGGCACATACACAGCGCAGGCAACAAAAATGATCTCCGAAGAAGAAGCCCTGGAACTGATAGACGAAGCTGTTAGTTTCCCTGTGAATGGTTCTTCCCGGTTCATCGTACGGGAAGGCGCACCCGAAGAAGTGATACCGCTCAATGGCACCAATCCTCAACCACTCGTTTTTAAGGAGATCTATTATACCGGTTCAAGAACACCTGCCAACGGTGCATATTTCTCCGATCAATTCTATGAGATTTACAATAATACAGATCGTGTGATCTATGCCGATAGTCTCTGTATCGGCAACACCGGTGGAAGTTCCGGACAAACACCTACGGCCAGGACCTGGGGATTCAGACCTGACAAGCAGTTTGTATACCTCCAGAATGTGTGGATGATCCCGGGTAACGGCCATCAACACCCGATACAGCCCGGCGAATCCATTGTGATTGCGCAGGATGGGATCGATCATATCGATGACCCGCTGGGCAACAAAAACTCGCCTGTAAACCTGGGTCCCGGTCATGCGCAATGGGAAACTTATGTTCCGCGTGCCGATAACCGTGATCTCGATGCTGATGTACCCAATCTCGAAGCCATCTATCTTGGTAGTGTGGGCTTCGACTGGCTCACTCCTGTTTTCGGGCCGGGGATGGTGATCTTCAAACATAAGGATGTGGCTAACCTGCCACTGTTCACGGAGCCCGGTACTGTAAGTGTTTCCCAATTCATGCAGGTACCTATCGATAGTGTATACGATGCCGTGGATTGTCTTGCCAACGCAACAGCAGGAAGTTTCAAAAGGATCCCGGATGCACTGGACGCTGGTTTCAAATCCTGTTCCGGTACTTACGTGGGAGAAGGGCTCCGCCGTCGTGTTGCGCGCATAGAGAATGGCCGCAGAGTGTTACAGGACCTCAATAACTCCAACATCGATTTTGAAATGGTAAAGCCTCCTGTTGTAAGACACCAGTAA
- a CDS encoding DUF6850 family outer membrane beta-barrel protein: MLKRIIYLLPLFCGTAVVAQDTLSTVNGKLQVAPLRNPWLHSQNAAGLSVLPVPSIGRTYIGGAIEDGDLRRPQQPTTARDFHFVSERFQSLQNASFYGKFSFHQKWDDGISWSDVLDPYRRNPYVVADSLGGDWKKQLYDLELKASTPVTDSRKLMLGAGIRYKVGTGARQNDPRPLAYSNDITLNPSLIWAASGSLKLGLSANFNFYKEKLSFETSNYDDIHYRYRLAGLGYYYRDQTVSETRYYSGKTFGGSVQLQWEKENFRLLFDAGYSTRKEDAEDGTIQPRTYGDFTEQQYHGSLNATLLTGGFSHQWEAGWKTFDGNGRDNHYGDAIGKEPPPLVNSDILSTTFYNEGAFHYRWIKDRFQDDFKWIIQASVIYSGMDNRYHNPKSRNTVDANEYRLSFTRNLVFADNKNFIWSANVALRDCFKHYIDFVPSGLQSDIVVNGLLNPDQEWLSSDMFKAGLSAEYRFPLKRGSETSLFVKAEGNIWKRINASQLPNASRNFACLTIGMTY, from the coding sequence ATGTTGAAACGAATTATATACCTGCTTCCACTTTTCTGCGGCACCGCAGTAGTTGCACAGGATACACTGAGCACCGTCAATGGTAAGCTGCAAGTAGCGCCATTGCGGAACCCCTGGCTCCATTCACAAAATGCTGCCGGGCTTTCCGTACTGCCTGTTCCTTCCATCGGCAGAACCTATATCGGTGGCGCAATCGAGGACGGAGACCTGAGAAGGCCCCAGCAGCCAACAACTGCGAGGGATTTCCATTTTGTGTCTGAAAGATTCCAATCATTGCAAAATGCTTCCTTCTATGGAAAATTTTCCTTCCATCAAAAATGGGATGATGGCATCAGCTGGTCAGATGTGCTGGACCCCTACAGACGTAATCCCTACGTAGTGGCTGATTCGCTGGGAGGCGACTGGAAAAAACAATTGTACGATCTGGAGCTGAAAGCCTCTACTCCGGTTACTGATAGCCGTAAGCTGATGCTGGGAGCAGGGATTCGATACAAAGTAGGAACAGGCGCCAGGCAGAATGATCCCCGCCCACTTGCCTATTCAAATGATATTACACTCAATCCATCGCTGATCTGGGCCGCCTCCGGTTCGCTGAAACTGGGCCTCAGCGCTAATTTCAATTTCTACAAGGAGAAACTCAGTTTCGAGACCAGCAATTATGATGATATTCATTACAGGTACAGGCTTGCAGGACTGGGATATTATTACCGCGACCAAACCGTTTCTGAAACCCGGTATTATTCCGGTAAAACTTTCGGTGGATCAGTACAGCTGCAATGGGAAAAAGAGAATTTTCGGCTTCTCTTCGATGCCGGTTATTCCACCAGGAAAGAAGATGCAGAGGACGGTACCATACAGCCGAGGACATACGGGGATTTTACGGAACAGCAATACCATGGCTCTCTCAATGCCACCCTGCTCACCGGTGGATTCTCCCACCAGTGGGAAGCGGGTTGGAAAACCTTCGATGGGAACGGAAGGGATAATCATTATGGTGATGCTATAGGCAAAGAGCCGCCGCCACTCGTGAACTCGGATATTCTCAGCACTACTTTTTACAATGAAGGTGCATTCCATTACCGTTGGATCAAAGACAGGTTCCAGGACGATTTCAAGTGGATAATTCAGGCATCTGTTATCTATTCAGGTATGGATAACCGTTATCATAATCCAAAATCCAGGAATACCGTGGATGCGAATGAATACAGATTATCATTTACACGCAACCTTGTGTTTGCTGATAACAAGAATTTCATCTGGAGCGCCAATGTCGCCCTGCGCGATTGCTTCAAGCATTATATCGATTTTGTGCCCTCCGGACTGCAATCCGATATAGTGGTGAATGGTTTGCTTAACCCGGACCAGGAATGGCTTTCATCCGATATGTTCAAAGCCGGCCTTTCGGCCGAATACCGTTTCCCCCTGAAACGCGGTTCTGAAACTTCTTTGTTTGTAAAAGCGGAAGGGAATATCTGGAAGCGCATCAACGCCAGCCAGCTTCCCAACGCGTCCAGGAATTTCGCCTGCCTTACCATTGGCATGACCTATTAA
- a CDS encoding HEAT repeat domain-containing protein, giving the protein MKHLFKLLLGSVPFFFQQAAAQQLLARPLRTDAVIAVITDEEVAASPSFRQYCQMLESKEALGVYAVAAQWKDPDQVRNTLMDIRKIYPGLEGMVLIGNVPVAMIRNAQHMTTAFKMDEIKFDRKQSSVASDRFYDDVDLKFRAIGQDDKNPLWFYYELDESSLQSIRSDLYSGRIMSHASGATRVQEISRFLDKAVAARNTKNPLDQMLAFTGGAYNSESITSWMHEQYALQESLPPVFRNAKGYRALHFSMDQKMKYRLFSEIQRPGLDLTIFTEHGDIEKQYINNPPSGDDMDFSVSFIQQYLRSSLRRAAQKGQDSEQAVTAMIKKYGVPREWFEGAFDNDSLRIADSIFAASGNIYSSELANVKPASRIVIFNACYNGSFHHPDNISAAYLFGDGQTLVTHGNTTNVLQDKWTIEHIGLLGRGARAGQWSRIINTLESSLNGDPTYHFDHAQSASINKMLSATQSKEYWKKQLAQKDIVWQMVAMRRLFEANAKEYAPVLRKIYDTASSRNMRMEALRLLSLTGDANYLAVAGDALNDPYELVRRKSAEWIAKAGHDQFIPQLLDLLIAFPDDARTNWTASRALSVLNSDELLKQIEAKKAAFSFEYNNQELYEELQKLAASGKRDAAETLNGILNKNTTEQARIQKVRLLRNMYYHQLIPQLLPVMADATEPVELRKNIVEALGWFSNSYNKGLIIDACRKLSASNDTPEILKAEAIQTIGRLQSWILP; this is encoded by the coding sequence ATGAAACATCTATTTAAACTTTTACTCGGGTCCGTACCCTTTTTCTTTCAGCAGGCTGCTGCACAGCAGCTGCTTGCCCGGCCCCTGAGAACTGATGCTGTGATCGCCGTTATTACTGATGAAGAAGTAGCGGCATCACCATCTTTCCGGCAGTATTGCCAGATGCTGGAATCCAAAGAAGCGCTGGGTGTGTATGCGGTGGCCGCTCAATGGAAAGACCCTGATCAGGTTCGTAATACGTTGATGGATATCCGAAAAATTTATCCGGGTCTTGAAGGCATGGTGCTGATCGGTAATGTGCCCGTGGCCATGATCCGCAATGCACAGCATATGACTACTGCCTTCAAAATGGATGAGATCAAATTCGATCGTAAACAATCTTCTGTTGCCAGTGATCGCTTCTATGATGATGTAGACCTGAAGTTCAGGGCCATCGGGCAGGACGATAAGAACCCGCTCTGGTTCTATTATGAGCTGGATGAGTCATCGCTGCAATCCATTCGTTCTGACCTGTATTCCGGCAGGATCATGAGCCATGCCTCCGGCGCCACACGTGTGCAGGAGATCAGCCGTTTCCTGGATAAGGCCGTGGCCGCGCGCAACACGAAGAACCCGCTGGATCAGATGCTGGCTTTTACCGGCGGGGCTTACAACTCGGAAAGTATCACTTCCTGGATGCATGAGCAATACGCCTTACAGGAATCATTGCCCCCTGTATTCAGGAATGCGAAGGGCTATCGCGCTTTGCATTTTTCTATGGATCAGAAAATGAAATACAGGTTGTTCAGCGAGATACAGCGACCGGGTCTCGATCTCACCATTTTTACCGAACATGGGGACATCGAAAAACAATACATCAATAATCCTCCTTCCGGAGACGATATGGATTTTTCCGTATCCTTCATTCAGCAATACCTCCGCAGTTCATTGCGAAGAGCGGCTCAGAAAGGACAGGATTCAGAACAGGCTGTAACGGCCATGATCAAAAAATACGGAGTACCCCGGGAATGGTTTGAAGGCGCTTTCGATAATGATTCGCTCCGAATTGCTGATTCCATTTTTGCAGCTTCCGGAAATATTTACAGCAGCGAGCTCGCCAATGTGAAACCAGCAAGCAGGATCGTAATCTTCAATGCCTGCTATAACGGTTCTTTTCATCATCCTGATAATATCTCCGCAGCTTATCTTTTCGGTGATGGACAAACGCTGGTGACGCACGGTAATACCACCAATGTGCTGCAGGACAAATGGACTATCGAACATATCGGCCTCCTGGGGCGAGGCGCCAGGGCAGGTCAGTGGAGCAGGATCATCAATACTCTTGAATCATCACTGAATGGCGATCCTACTTACCATTTCGATCATGCGCAATCCGCATCCATCAATAAAATGCTGTCAGCTACACAATCGAAGGAATACTGGAAAAAACAGCTGGCGCAAAAAGATATCGTATGGCAAATGGTGGCCATGAGAAGATTATTCGAAGCAAACGCCAAAGAATATGCGCCGGTTTTACGGAAGATATACGATACAGCTTCCAGCCGCAACATGAGAATGGAAGCCCTTCGCCTGCTCAGTCTGACCGGTGACGCTAACTACCTGGCTGTAGCCGGAGATGCCCTGAATGATCCTTATGAACTGGTCCGCCGCAAATCCGCCGAATGGATCGCCAAAGCCGGACATGATCAATTCATTCCGCAACTGCTGGACCTGCTCATCGCTTTCCCTGATGATGCCAGGACCAACTGGACTGCCAGTCGCGCGCTCTCAGTTCTTAACAGCGACGAACTGCTCAAACAGATCGAAGCAAAGAAAGCTGCTTTCAGTTTTGAATACAATAACCAGGAACTGTATGAAGAGCTGCAGAAACTGGCTGCCAGCGGCAAACGCGATGCTGCTGAAACACTGAATGGTATCCTTAATAAGAATACAACAGAACAGGCGAGGATCCAGAAAGTAAGGTTACTGCGCAATATGTACTATCATCAGTTGATCCCTCAATTGCTGCCGGTAATGGCCGATGCAACAGAGCCTGTAGAACTGAGAAAAAATATTGTCGAAGCGCTTGGCTGGTTTTCCAATTCATATAATAAAGGCCTGATCATCGATGCCTGCAGGAAGCTTAGCGCATCCAATGATACGCCGGAAATACTGAAGGCGGAAGCCATTCAGACCATCGGTCGTTTACAGTCCTGGATTTTGCCCTGA